The sequence CTACTCACACATCCCAGCTGCTGTTGTCCGGGGAGAAAGCAGCAGCAGATAGACACACTCTGACTGGCTAGCTGACTGGTTAATTGGAAGTAATTGGAGCTGACTAATTGCTGGTGTATCGATCCGctcgacagacacacacacacacacacacagctccagtCCGTATACGCTAACACACTCCAGGCGTCTGTGTGCAGACAGCCCTGAGTGCCGCTGTTGTCAAATCACGCATGAGCGAAgacaccacactgtaaaaaatgtcctGTTGTGTCGACCTTCAGTTTTTTGCTCTTGTCCGTGCTATTTTtctttcagaaaacaaaaacaaatgtacaggtgatactaaaaagaaaaaatactaaCTGTAATCGAAAACGATGACAAATTAAAGTCTAAgagattagggttagggttagcatAAGCATGTAAAACAGATTATGTCACAGGCTAAATTAAGCAAAATTCTGATTTACAAAGTCAAAATATGGCTATTTTATTTCAAGCCCACCTTTAATGTTTTAAGCTAACTTAAATTTTTTTCGACGTATAGGCTAATCTAAATAGACTTAGTATGtcataatttaaattttaaaatgtccaaTGCTTTGGTGTATatacatacctgcaaaactaatggcaTTCCTATTTTCCTCAGCTGTCCTTTGCTTTTAGTAGTACtatttagcaaatgttagcatgttaagCTAAAGTGTTGAAAATGGCATAGTTCATCATAACTGTAAGGTGAAAAGTCAAGAATTTAACTTATTTTCTCATTATATTGACTTGGAAACGGTTTGATGTTGCCTTGCAACATCAACACTGATTTATTATTAACTAAATAATTAATCAGTCAAGTCAAATGTTAATATTCGCATAGAAACATGattttcacattattttgacTAAACTCAAAGTATTGATTTAGTATGTCATAATCTTGACCTAGAATTTCCTAACTTTGACTAAGAAAGCCAAATGTTTGATCTAATTCTAAATAGATAAAATATCTCACAATTCTGACTTAGTTTGAATTTttgatttaaagctttagtgcataattttttgattttaatgaatGTCCATTACATTTATTACCTTTACCAAATGAGTTCCTACAAAGGTAATTAAGACATTAAAActtgtttgggggggggcaaTCATATTTCACAGGGGGCTGGGGCCTCCCTGTGCCCCCCTTTTAGCCCTGCCCCTGTTACTATATACTATCTATAGTCAATTGTTGTATAATAGCACATCCATGCATGTTCTTTTGCCTTTGACTAATGTCTTGGTTAGATATGTATTTATAGTGAATATTGATTTATGAAGGAAAATAACTGTACTACGCACACTCCCATTCAAGCCATTCTCACGAGCCTGCTGTCACCAGTTAATCACAGCTGCTCAGTCTGCTAGTCTCATACAAACCACTGCTAAACCACAGATACCTGACATGAGTAAAcctttagtttcagttttttcagtACATGTTCCTTCCTGCTCATCTTCATTTGTCACAGTCCACTCACTATATGCTCTTAAATTCCCACAAATATGTTTTCAAATGAGGTTGTATTTGCCTCTGATCATCCAGAGAGCCGTCTCCTTTGGGGAGGTGGACCGGTGCGTTCCAGCTGAAtgcaaaaaatacacacagtacCTCCCACTGCAGTACAAGCTGAAACACccagttttttacagtgtacagCCTCTTACAGCTCAGTCACCTGTAAACATGTGCCCTTATGTATCTAATACACATAATCAGACCTCATTACAGTCTATTTTCATCAGGTCTTTATTACTTGCAGatacaaaaacaagaacaaaaaccaCAAGTCATCAAGCAAATAGGATGTAGCGGGGCCACCTAATATGACTCCATCTCAACAGTGCATGGTCTTCCTGGTCTTCtctaataattaaaaataggCCGAACTTAGCTATTCTTAAAACTAAAGGCCACCTACTTTAGAAAAGAACAAAGGCAAAGTAAGGCAACATAGAGCTAGCAAGAAATAAGCTGTCGATAGAGCAGAAGTGGACAATGTTACACAGTAACTATCCTAAATTAATCACTTCCAAGGCTTCAGTCATGGACAGATTCCTAATGGTACAAGTTGATATTTACACTGTACTGTCTGTACGTTGTATTCTGGTCGTCCTCGTTACTTTGGCTTCAAACATCCACATGTAAGTCAATGAGAAGTTAATAGTCAGTGTGCAATTGGCTGccaattaaaacacaaactaaTGATGAATGAGTGCTTAACAATCTATTAAACCAGACAGTTCCCCCAGAAAATCTGGCTggagttaaataaaaacagaaagaaatgtaCACTCCTTCAGTTCAAATCTGATATGTGATGCTTAACTCAAGTGTGCAAGTCAAATATATTGCTAGGAACGATGAGGATACTGACTGACCCGAACCACTGGATGAAAATACTGGTAAAATAGTTTCACAAACAAAAGCGAGGTTAATCGGCTGTCCGTGTTGCTGTTCACAGTATGTCCTAAAGAGTCAACAACTTCTCCTACAACAATCAACCTGTCTAGAGTGACTTGCGCTGCCGCTTCATGAAGGACATGGAGTAATCCCCGGCCGGAGTGCTCTTCTGCCTCTTCATCTGGACCTGTGACTGGGCGGTGAGCTGCAGCTTGATGGCGCTGGAGTTCACCTTGGCCGCGCAGAGCAGCCCCTTCATCCCCTTCATCTTCTCACTCTGAAAGGCGACCACAGGACCGGCGGGGAAGGGGGATGCCTGTTGCTGGGATGAGGGGGATGAGTCTGGGCTGGGGGAGTTGGGTTTTCCATCAGCGTTTTCCCCTCGCAGGACCTGCGAGGAGCGGCGGCggccccctccctctcccaccTTCTTGGGCTGGGCTGCTGCAGCGGCTGCAGCTGCAGGCTGGGTGGATGGGGAGGTGGgggcagcaggaggaggagagctcTGCTCATCTGGCTTGGACTCTCTCCTTGGGCCTCGTCTGCGGCCCTCCCGGGGGTCGTCGCTGGACATGTCATCATCATCCTGGGCCTCCGGCTCTTTGATTACGATCGACACCTTCTGACGCACCTTTGGAAATCAGACCACAAACCCATTTTTAGCTACAAAGCATcaacactagggctgcacaacacAAGGACAATGTgcgataatgttgaaaaacacAATAACGATATTAattgcgataaataaacagcAATATTAGTGTATTCTCAGTTCTGCCGCTTTCAGTATGCTCCTAAtttacaacaaattgcttgttgaatgaaAGGGAATCTTTCTTTCAATTAAACATTTTGAGTGTCTTTTGCTATGTCACAGCCGATGTCACAGCCTTTTCGCAATGTGGTTATTGCGCAACTtgacgataaaaaaaaaaaactatatatggCTAATCAACTCTAACTCTAAGGCCTCTCTCCTGCAGGCAGAGCTTGTATTGGCCGTGGTCATTTTGAAGTTCAAAGGGCAGATCTATTCTGGGTTTTTCACCTGTGCATCAAAGCGGCTCAGAGACTGGACCAGGTAGGTGGCCCAGCCCACGTGAAGGACCGGCGTGGGACTGCCCTCCTCCCATTTGCAGATGCCATCATAGAAACACAGCAGGTGGGCAAAGCATTCTGGGTCCTGGAGTGCGGAGAGGGCTGCTGCCTGCTTGGGGTGCTcctgaaatcacagtagtcagaTTGTTATACAGTAGGTGTTTTATACCCCGTTTTCATCCGGTGTTAACATgatcttaaagggtaacttgtttttttcatcttggACCCCATTTTCCCACAATGTTTGAAACTGATCCAGCAAGACCGCTGCAGtcagcgaaacaagctacaaagTAACAGTAATGGGCGATTGTGCACCTTCAATTCACGTCAAAAGAAATTGCCGTTTTTACCTtcgacaggctcagattattgtTCTAAGTGtatgacaacattatggaaaggatccctacagagattgAACTTTTTGATAAAGAGTAAGTCCTTTTTGTTTAAACATgaaaccagactccatttaaataaacagtaattttattaTCTTAAAACCCACTTACTTTAAagttgacagaaaaaaaaataaaactatcaaAAGCCATCTAGGTTTGTCTgaccactgttccaacaatcaccactctggtttgactgaaataaacacctaattcacccatttacataaGAAGttatgctggctctatacatgATAAAAAGTATTCTTCATCtagatggagtctggtgagtttgaCGATAGCAATTTCAGAAccgtttcatgttaaacaaaaagggttTTACTTTGTAACAAataggtctatctctgtagagATCCTTTCCATATTGTTGCCAGAATAATAATCTTAGCCTGTCTGTTAACTGTACTTTTAGTGGAGGGAAATTGGCACATGAGAACTACGTTGTGTGGTGCATTTTAATTCAATGATGCATAAATCTCCACTTGcataaaaaatacatgcataatAACCAGGCTGCAGATAACATGCACAAATGCAGATCACATGTTGATACCAGTTGATGGGGTCTCATTCTCAGGTTTGTTTATTTCTTGCTATTGACAACCCCCCACCCAAAGagtaaaaactgtaaacacaatACGCTGACCACCTCCAAAAAATGAATCTGCTGGATTGCAACCCTTTTCTGGCTGGGAATACTTGCCTTGTCAgctccttctcctccctcccctccctccccaggactctctgcagcagcagccgTCTCCTTCAGCAGATTGGGGATAACATCGTTTGCAATGTCAAAGAACTCCTTGTAGATCTCCTCGTCCTCACGGAAATAGTTATAGCTGCAAGAGCAGGTGAGAGGAGGAAGACTTTTAATTGCAGCAGGGGTGCATGTCAGAATATAGCTATATATCTGCAAGATCTAACTGAAAatcttatattatttatattcatctacagggtgtttttttcttcacaaaagaCAACATTACATGGTTCAGAGGAAGAGAAGGCTCTTTGACCATTTGATGTCTTTCAGAATTTGAATGTTGACCTGTAACATGTTTATATTATTTCAGGCATTGCAACAGTCCAGACaagtgcttacacacacacacacacacacacacacacacacacacacacacacacacacacacacaacccacacacacacacacacacacacacacacacacacacacacacacacacacacacacacacacacacacacacacacacacacacacacacacacacacacaccacacacacacacacacacacacacacacacacacacacacacacacacacacacacacacacacacccttgaaCAATGGAGGAGCAGGAAAAGGAAGCTGATATATGGGAAGAGAATGTCTGGTGGGTCAGAGCTGGTATTTTTAGCTGCAGCTTATAAACAGTGTGTTTAAAGGGGAGGAGAGTGTGTGAGGATGCTGGACACTTCCTGGAACACCCTCTCATACTAACTGGGACGGGGCTCTTTGCGGTGGATGTGACAGTGGTGGAAAACCACCACAGTAAAAAATCTCGACCAGAACATGCAACACAAGTGAGGACTGATAGATTTGCATTCACTGCCATCTTGTGTCCACCTGGTTGCATAACAACTGGGACTGCTACTACTCCAGTTTACAACACACCAGCATGGTCAAGCTCATCACGTTGAGACTGACAGAATTTAACTTGGATTTTGAAAACAAGACTTCTTTCGGTAatttttggaaataataaactGTTATAGTGCTTGGTGACCCTTCCACAATAAAAAAGCAagataaaaactaaatttaaaagtaGGTTTGGTCATTCTCCCATATTTGCTGGCCAGTTCTACGAGCCAAGTCATCATCATATATTCTGGTCTTGCCCATTTATAATTTCTTTCTGGCAGGAGGTTCATGTAGTTTTGCAAACAGTACTCCAGGACATTCTGTTTAAATTAAGAGACCCTGTATTTGGGTGCCCTGCCATTAGAAAACATTACCTCTCATGTTGGATATCCATTTCGAATTTAAAGCGCAGCAGGAAGAAAAGCCATTACTAGGCTAAACCAGCAATATCTACAATTGATGATTGGATATTGGATTAACTGTATTTTCCAGAAGGCGAGGAAAGATAAGACAAGTAAGTCCTATGAGAAGGAATACATTGTTTGGACCTTGATTTAACGACTGCTCTGATACACATCATCTTGCATTTCAGTACTGTTAGTCTGTGTGCATGGCCCAGATGTTTTACTGTGCTAGCATACTTGTGTGTAAAGCAGTATGAACTCACTCCTGCATGACCTGAGCAGCCTCAGCCCAGGACTTGAGAGCCTCCCGCACATCCCTGTGTCTGTAATGGAAACCACCCAGGTACATGTAGGGGTAGATGTGCTCGTTGTTGTAGTACTGCTGAGCAGAATTGACAGCCTGAGAGGGAGAGCACAGAAACACAGGAACAATGACTTCCTATTACACATCCTGATCTGTGAAGATATACAACAACCATGAAAGTCCATTTTCTGTCACATTTGCATCATGTTAAAAGCAGAAAAGTCCATGATATCCTGGATGACAATTATAACTTTAAAAGGGTCCATACATGGAACCCAGGGTGATTTTCCATTCACTTGTGCTGGCTTGGCGCGTCCAGGGATTTTAATTTCCACAACAACAGGGCCACCCACTTGAAGGTGTGTCTTCAGTGCCAGTCAGACTGTCATGGGGCTATCTTTAAAACAGCCTAACTTGCATGTGAGCACCGTAGATGTAGTAGCTAAATCGGtccttagaaaaaaaactgaaaagattGAGCTAGCAaggcagtttgtgtgtgtggttattttatttataaattgaaAAATCCCACAATCTCTAAAATCGCATGCTGCAATGAAAACGCTTGGTTACattgtaaccttggttctctgagtaaAGACTAGTTTTACAGTCATATTTCTTAATTGAAGTGTTCTTTAAAATAGTGTTGAAATCTCATCTTGTGAACCCAATCTggtgtctcgtcacacccctactgCATTCCAattcaaaaatctcattgtataaatagttttgtgaaagcaccaagtCAACCCTGCAAtatcgatatcaaggtatttggtctaAAATATGGTGATAACCGATTTTCTCCAAATAACCCAGCACTAGCAGGAAAATAATAAAcgttttaaaatgcattttccaTATTGATCTattcaaaatgaaacattttgtcACAGCTTACCTATCCTACTGCAGTGTGACTGGTGGAAACCTCTCTGAAGACTTACCTTGAGGTGGATTTTCAGGGGGCTCTCCTTGCCTGGGATCGGATCCTGATCTTCGAGGTCTGCTAGAGTGCCCATGGCCATAGGATACCTGGTACACAGTACAgggaaggaggaggtggtggaatTTAGCAAGTTTACACATCAACTCTTCGTAGTGGACAGGCAGTGGTATGATCGACACAAACTCTCACCTGTCCAGGTCGCCTCGATCATACAGCAACCACAGGAGTTTCTGTTGAAtcagggagaaaaagaaaataaagagatCAGGAAgctcataaaaaaacatctaacaaAGATGGGATGTCTTGAAATGTTAAGAGCTGAATTGGGCCTTTGAGGGGCGAATATGCACAACAGGAAGCACAATCAGTCCGCATACAGTAAAGGCAAAGAGTCTGCGTTACCTTATTTGACATAAATCTACGCATTTACCTGTAACCTTTTTAACAATTTGatgaacaaaaatatatatgctTGAGTAAACAAAACTGCTtaagaaaatattaatatttatataaatcaCCGGGAGACTCTATAGCCcgactctggagataaaaccaAGATCAGCTCTCAGATTGAAGTTTATGTTCTGCTCATTCAACGGTTGTTTAATTAATCGCTCTTTAACACATTTAGAGAGGATCTGAATTGCTATTTTCTATTCTCAATTGTTATCATTTTGGTgctggtgattttcctttggagATGGCCACACACATCTTGAGACTTTAGTGGTGATGGCCAAATAGTGGCCCTCTATTTACCCCAAAGAGGCCTTAATTTGAAACAGGCTTTATTAGACACAGGCCTTTGTTTCTAAAGATTCTGTTTAACATGAATATTTTAGCATATTCTAACTTGCTATGAAAATACAACCCATTGTCCGCCTTTTCCGGTTCTCCTGTAAGAATTCTGAATAATGTACATTTCCACAGTATTGATAGCACTAGTACAACAGTTGTCATATTAACCACTCTGCTGAGAGCAACTTCCCTTACCttaaattaaatatgttatATTGTGGTCAACAACTCACTTCCAGCACAGATTTTTCACATCAACAGCCTTCCATTAGCTTAATCCTGGTGTGTTTTTCATGGCATCTTAACAGTGGTGGTTGGAAACCCTAGTCTGCCCAGATAAATCCTATATGGGAATCACTACCCTACAGGCAACTACTGTCCATGACGAAAGAAAAAGATAATGGGAACTTTTAGACTACGTATACAAGAACATCAAATTGCTCAGTTTTAGACTGGATCTCTGGTAATAAGGTCATCGCTTCTGCCATGGTCACctatgaaactgaaaatagtggTGTGTTCCGGCAGATTAAAAAGCAGATATGTAACAGCTAGCTGCACACACTCACCTGTTGTAGCTGCAGGAGCTCAGAGCTGTCAGTATGGAGGTCCAGTGAGGGGTTGATGGCACAAACCATGAAGGCCACCTCCATGTTTCTGTCACATTTCATGTAGGAGCCCTTCAGATAAAGCCAGCTCTGATGGGGGACAAAAGCACAAATAGGACAGGTTAACAGGGAGAAGACATCAAATGCTAGTCTAGTTTTCCTTTACAATATAAAGGAGGGCTACCTTCATGTTTTGAGAGGTTAGAAAAAGaagcacaaaatataacaaGACTTTGACTCATCACTTTATGTGTAAAAGCAGAaatcaaagaaaaaactgactTATTACAACAGAACTAAGAAACATGAGAGCACATGGCCTGACAGGTAACTTGGACAGTTTGGTGACATAATCTTGCATCATCAGTGCAAATGGACTCAcaaggggaaaataaaaaacagttacCGACAGCAGGTaatgctggacattactgaacctGATGTGTTTAGTGATCTTTTCTGGTGTCACAAAGCACACTTAGAAATAAATGAtgcaatgtgttttattgtgtactattttgttttctgaatTTTAACTATATGTGGGAGTTTCTTTAAGTGTTGTGAGTTTCGTCCTTATTGCAGGTAAGTGGAGGTAGGCCTTACTTTCTCACTGACTCCCGCTGCGACGGTTTGTCCTCGTCGATCTTCGTTACCCTTTCCATGCCAGGTGACCTCAGCTGTTTCTTCACCgtttttgctgaaaatcacccaGGCGTGGTCCTCAGACAGTGCTAGATGGACGTCCTTCAGACCGAGAACCTGGCAGGCTGCAACGACTGCGAATGCCACACCAGAGCTGTCCAGTTTGGTACCTGGTTCAAATTGAACAAAAGGTTATTTTCATCAATTTGACTACACTAATTCCAAGTTGATCAAAGTCTATACTTCAACAGCCTCATAAAAACTCATTTTATTCTGATACTTGTAATGTCGTACCAGTGATGAGACTGAAGAGGGACTGGATGTGGGCCCGGTCCTTGAAGTAAGAGCGGCTTAGACTGTTCCAGATCACATCTGACACTTTCTTGACCAGCTCCCTGCTGGACCCTGCAGCAGTCCTCCGGTACTGGGACAGGTCCACAGCGCCGCGGATCTGGGCCGTGAAGCGCTCGTACAGTGCAGAAATCATGCCCAGCTCCACTGTAGGGAAGCAGGAGGTGGGACAGTCCGGCTCCAGTGGTTCAAAGCGGACCCCTGGGACGTTTATGGGGACGACCCGGTTCACAGCTAGGAAATGCTCGACAAAACCAAGGACCAGGGAGAGAAGGGCTAGGTCTGGCTCAGGCTTCCGGAGTTCAGCATCAAACAGCTTAACCACACCGTCGATCCCCCGCAGGGGAAAGTGTTTCTTCTGGGCTGAGTGCAAACCCATGATGTCCACTGTCAGTCAACTCAGATGCTCTCCTCACCTGCAACACTGAATTTTACACTGCAGTCAGTTCAACTCTGCATCAATATCACACACTGATGTTGTAGTAAGTAGTTAAAAGAAGGCTCTGAAAAATCCATGCTGATAAAGGGGGAGCTTTCAGCTCCAAGCCTATTTGTTCCTATTAAAGATGTAAATCTCTAAAAGCAGCTCATCAGCACTGGCCATTGTAGTTTTTAGCTGATGTCACTCAAAGTGGAGTAACTAGTGCCTATGGTGGGAGTTATTTTCAACAGCGGATTATTCCACATCTAGTGAGAATTTGGGGCAGCAGGGCGGTGTATGTGGGATTGAGACCAAATAAACTaaagtgtgtgttcatggtgatGAAGGAACATCATGGCTTATTGAtgggtttttaacattttttggacaacaatggaggtCATGGCACAGATGAAAAAGATATATCAGGCtaaacagtaaatataaaatattgccAGATTTATCCTTCAAATTTGTAATTTAGCCATTAACATGTCCCGCTGCAACACATAACATTTACTTCTTGGTAATAACGTTATGCTGACAAagcagaagaggctgaaaaggaTTGACAAGCGAACCATTTTAAaagactggagaaaaaaaaagtatttaatgtGGCATATTAAAAACTgtgataatatattttaattaacaCTAGTATTACACACAACGTAGCTACGGAAACGTAACAACAATAATGAAAATCCCGTTAATAATCTCAGCAATAACAATTATGTTATAACTGCCGCACGCTAAACGGTTAAAGACAAACTGTTTAGTATAGAGGATGTTTGCATAAACATAGACACAGCTGAGCAGCTTGAATCGTTGCATAATTATTACATCAAAGCCACTAACATGGGCTGTATGGCGCTTTGGTGGGCGGGGCACTCCTACTGCTACACATTAAGCTACATCCAATTCAGTGCTGCAAATAGAAGCTCTTCTTGGTTCGTGATTCCGATTAATACGTCGAAATGACCCCGAGAAATCCCAAATGCTTGCGGTCTTTTAGTACAGACCGAAATACTCTGTAAAATGAACTTATTTGCAAGCCTGGTTTGCTGATGTaggctaactagctagctagctacattaaCTTTACGAAGTTAAGTAAGCGTTACCTATTTAGGCTTGCTATCGGAGTTAGTTTGCTGAATGAACACTGCCTTGTTTAATAAGTGAGATAAAGTACCGAAATATCCTGAACCAGAAAGTGAGCGACATTCTGTGACAAACAGCTTGGGAAGAGATGGCTGAATGGTGGTTGTCAGAAGCAGCTACTAAGCTAACGAGCCGCTAGTTAGCTAAACTCAACACTTTTGGATAGCGCTTACCCCCCCTAGCCATCTCGCCAAATATATCGTCACACTATGTT comes from Etheostoma spectabile isolate EspeVRDwgs_2016 chromosome 19, UIUC_Espe_1.0, whole genome shotgun sequence and encodes:
- the men1 gene encoding menin, which codes for MGLHSAQKKHFPLRGIDGVVKLFDAELRKPEPDLALLSLVLGFVEHFLAVNRVVPINVPGVRFEPLEPDCPTSCFPTVELGMISALYERFTAQIRGAVDLSQYRRTAAGSSRELVKKVSDVIWNSLSRSYFKDRAHIQSLFSLITGTKLDSSGVAFAVVAACQVLGLKDVHLALSEDHAWVIFSKNGEETAEVTWHGKGNEDRRGQTVAAGVSEKSWLYLKGSYMKCDRNMEVAFMVCAINPSLDLHTDSSELLQLQQKLLWLLYDRGDLDRYPMAMGTLADLEDQDPIPGKESPLKIHLKAVNSAQQYYNNEHIYPYMYLGGFHYRHRDVREALKSWAEAAQVMQDYNYFREDEEIYKEFFDIANDVIPNLLKETAAAAESPGEGGEGGEGADKEHPKQAAALSALQDPECFAHLLCFYDGICKWEEGSPTPVLHVGWATYLVQSLSRFDAQVRQKVSIVIKEPEAQDDDDMSSDDPREGRRRGPRRESKPDEQSSPPPAAPTSPSTQPAAAAAAAAQPKKVGEGGGRRRSSQVLRGENADGKPNSPSPDSSPSSQQQASPFPAGPVVAFQSEKMKGMKGLLCAAKVNSSAIKLQLTAQSQVQMKRQKSTPAGDYSMSFMKRQRKSL